The proteins below are encoded in one region of Leptospira hartskeerlii:
- a CDS encoding NUDIX hydrolase: MQEFHPENYLPDSNLWEEGKRTSEFKTPIFELVSIPKISPDKTISGNFYKVESKDWVNVIALTSNENVILIDQYRHGLHSYCLEIPGGIAEKNSILESAQAELREETGFISDDWEYLGKVSANPSFMNNWCHTYIARNVYPHPGGQELDESEQIEVYQYPLDKIPEILEKNIVHHALVVAAFGLFFLKYGAKKK, translated from the coding sequence ATGCAAGAATTCCATCCAGAAAACTACCTCCCTGATTCCAATCTCTGGGAAGAAGGAAAAAGAACTTCCGAATTCAAAACTCCAATTTTCGAGTTAGTTTCCATTCCGAAAATTTCTCCGGACAAAACGATCTCAGGCAATTTTTACAAAGTAGAATCCAAGGATTGGGTGAATGTAATCGCTCTCACCTCCAATGAAAATGTGATCTTGATCGATCAATACAGACATGGATTGCATTCTTATTGTTTGGAAATCCCAGGTGGGATCGCGGAAAAAAATTCAATCTTAGAATCCGCTCAGGCAGAATTAAGAGAAGAGACAGGTTTTATCTCGGATGATTGGGAATATCTAGGAAAGGTCTCTGCAAATCCTTCCTTTATGAACAATTGGTGTCATACTTATATCGCCAGAAATGTCTATCCTCATCCGGGTGGACAAGAACTGGATGAAAGCGAACAAATAGAAGTGTATCAATATCCATTAGACAAAATCCCCGAAATTTTAGAGAAGAATATCGTACACCACGCATTGGTCGTGGCAGCGTTCGGATTATTCTTTTTAAAATACGGAGCAAAGAAGAAGTAG
- a CDS encoding MFS transporter, protein MTKSASSSPFISLQVPEFRNFLAGKFLVTLSFVMQSTVVFWQIDNITHDAFFVGLIGFAELVPNVAVSLFSGLVVDSFPRKKIIFLSLSGLTFSSFLLLLFTLPSFQWVIQEYWVYPIYSVIFFSGICRGFLSPSIAAFQTQLVAKEIFPNAATWSGVAWQGSAVLGPMLGGLLTGFNGVQTAYLADFCIMLFSLFLLLLVPSKPVPEKQGEKESIWKSLGTGWKFVFGHQLILGAISLDLFAVLFGGAVALIPTFSREVLGMGPEYYGILRSAPAIGAVLCALFIAVKPPKTNSGIILLSSVFGFGLCMIVFALSKNFYLSCAALIVSGSFDMVSVVIRHTIVQMYTPEHMRGRVSAVNNIFIGSSNELGAFESGATAKAFGLVPSVVIGGTLTLLTVGIVTAIAPRLRKMDLKDITV, encoded by the coding sequence ATGACAAAATCCGCAAGCTCGAGCCCATTCATCTCTTTACAAGTCCCTGAATTCAGGAACTTCTTGGCCGGAAAATTTTTGGTCACACTTTCATTCGTTATGCAATCCACTGTGGTCTTCTGGCAGATAGATAATATCACCCACGATGCATTTTTCGTTGGACTGATCGGATTTGCAGAGCTCGTGCCTAACGTAGCAGTTTCTCTCTTTTCCGGATTGGTTGTGGATAGTTTTCCAAGAAAGAAGATTATCTTTCTTTCCTTAAGCGGTCTGACTTTTAGTTCCTTTTTACTTTTATTATTCACTCTTCCTAGTTTTCAATGGGTCATCCAAGAATATTGGGTTTATCCCATCTATTCCGTAATCTTCTTCTCAGGAATTTGTAGAGGATTTTTATCTCCTAGTATCGCAGCATTTCAAACCCAGCTGGTAGCTAAGGAAATTTTTCCGAACGCGGCGACTTGGAGCGGTGTCGCTTGGCAAGGTTCCGCAGTTTTAGGTCCAATGTTAGGAGGACTTCTGACCGGATTTAACGGAGTGCAGACCGCATATCTCGCGGATTTCTGCATTATGTTATTCTCCTTATTTCTACTACTACTTGTTCCTTCTAAACCTGTTCCGGAAAAACAAGGAGAGAAGGAATCCATCTGGAAAAGTTTGGGAACCGGCTGGAAATTCGTATTCGGACATCAATTGATATTAGGTGCGATCAGTTTGGATCTATTTGCAGTATTATTCGGCGGAGCAGTGGCGCTTATCCCCACATTCTCCAGAGAAGTTTTAGGAATGGGTCCTGAATATTACGGAATTTTAAGATCCGCTCCAGCGATCGGTGCGGTGCTTTGCGCATTATTTATCGCAGTAAAACCTCCTAAAACAAATTCGGGGATCATATTGCTCAGTAGTGTATTCGGTTTTGGGCTATGTATGATCGTATTCGCACTTTCTAAGAACTTTTATCTTTCCTGCGCAGCCTTGATCGTAAGCGGTTCTTTTGACATGGTAAGTGTTGTGATCCGTCATACGATCGTTCAAATGTATACTCCCGAACATATGAGAGGAAGAGTTTCTGCAGTGAATAATATATTCATAGGTTCTTCCAATGAGTTGGGAGCATTCGAATCAGGAGCCACCGCAAAAGCATTCGGCCTGGTCCCTTCCGTGGTAATCGGAGGAACACTCACTCTCTTAACCGTAGGGATCGTTACTGCGATCGCACCTCGCCTTCGAAAAATGGATCTAAAGGATATAACGGTTTAA
- the pepN gene encoding aminopeptidase N: MDNILTQQEAMLRSGQISEVDYTLKIKLEKGSQEYEGETTVRFVYSGGKKGKLKVDFVSKKIEILWLNGKEETNYEKKESAFFLPGELLAEGKNELKVKYKNVFDHSGSGFHKFTDPSDKAEYMHTDFEPFEAHRLFPSFDQPDLKATYELEITGPSEWTYIHNTVPKSEETQGNYKNIKFNKTKKFSTYLFSLIVGPYAVWEDKAGEIPLRIFCRKSLSKYMDAENLFAITKEAFGFLQEYFAVSYPYGKYDQIFVPEFNMGAMENVGAVTFSESYIFRGPRIYSEYLNRANTVYHEMVHMWFGNLVTMKWWNDLWLNESFADYLSYYSMSKGKIFPDALEHFYVREEWAYREDQLSTTHPIAGKAENTLEAISNFDGISYSKGASVLRQLMYYVGEEKFRDAMRLYFKRHAEKNTVLNDFLSCMSETSGIDIRGWSKEWLETTGVNTLSPVRQNGRLFLYQGPSATNGLLRTHALQASLFREKNGNLEEVWKKRVLVKGKETLLEENYSGEADLLLLNTEDFAYAKTYLSKESLPILKRSLHTLKDRFSRRVVWGSLWQMVRDAELSPKEFLELALDQGLKEPDLSVRNSHILTKALTVIDNYIPEAEKRNWSDKLNSIAKEKSLLAQNPEQEQILWFRILENTSKSIEQLSYLKELLDQKKSIPGIAMDQERRWVILSRLSAYGDPESSKRIEEEVAKDNTDLGAKKAFLAKVSFPDPETKRESWERFLKPKEGDSTDFLRYGMRGFQWNHQKQLLVSYTDSYFNLVISVYETRDPHFASAFGHMMFPSFEPDPSLLKRTQEFLDQNKKLPELLKKDLQQQRDDMQRTLKVLEKYKD, encoded by the coding sequence ATGGACAATATTCTTACTCAACAAGAAGCGATGCTCCGCTCCGGACAGATCTCCGAAGTGGACTATACATTAAAAATAAAACTGGAAAAAGGATCCCAAGAATACGAGGGAGAAACCACGGTCCGATTCGTATACAGCGGCGGCAAAAAAGGGAAACTTAAAGTAGATTTTGTATCTAAGAAGATTGAGATCCTTTGGCTAAACGGAAAAGAAGAAACAAATTACGAAAAGAAAGAATCCGCATTCTTCTTACCTGGAGAATTATTAGCGGAAGGCAAAAATGAACTTAAGGTAAAATACAAAAACGTTTTCGATCATAGCGGTTCCGGTTTTCATAAATTTACGGATCCTTCTGACAAAGCCGAGTATATGCATACCGACTTCGAACCGTTCGAAGCTCATCGATTATTCCCTTCTTTTGACCAACCGGATCTAAAAGCAACTTACGAGTTAGAGATCACAGGACCTTCCGAATGGACTTATATTCATAACACTGTTCCAAAATCGGAAGAAACACAGGGGAATTATAAAAACATAAAGTTCAATAAGACTAAAAAATTCTCCACTTATCTTTTCTCTCTAATCGTAGGACCATACGCAGTTTGGGAAGATAAAGCAGGAGAAATTCCTCTCAGAATATTCTGCAGAAAATCTCTCTCCAAGTATATGGACGCGGAGAATCTATTTGCGATTACAAAGGAAGCATTCGGATTCCTTCAGGAATATTTCGCGGTTTCCTATCCGTATGGAAAATACGACCAGATATTTGTGCCAGAATTCAATATGGGAGCCATGGAGAATGTGGGAGCAGTCACATTCTCCGAAAGTTATATTTTCAGAGGACCTAGGATCTATTCAGAATACTTAAACAGAGCAAACACAGTGTATCACGAAATGGTACATATGTGGTTCGGAAACCTGGTCACGATGAAATGGTGGAACGATCTCTGGTTGAATGAAAGTTTTGCGGATTATCTTTCTTATTACTCTATGTCCAAAGGAAAAATTTTCCCGGATGCATTAGAACATTTTTATGTAAGAGAAGAATGGGCCTATAGAGAAGACCAACTCTCCACTACCCATCCAATTGCAGGAAAAGCGGAAAATACGTTAGAAGCGATCAGCAATTTCGACGGGATCTCTTATTCCAAAGGTGCATCCGTTCTTCGCCAATTGATGTATTACGTGGGAGAAGAAAAATTCAGAGATGCAATGAGGCTTTATTTCAAAAGGCATGCCGAGAAAAACACAGTACTAAACGATTTTCTTTCTTGCATGTCGGAAACTAGCGGAATCGATATCAGAGGCTGGAGTAAAGAATGGTTAGAGACAACAGGAGTCAACACTCTCAGTCCAGTTCGACAAAATGGTAGATTATTTTTATACCAAGGACCTTCTGCAACAAACGGACTTTTACGCACCCATGCTCTCCAAGCCTCATTATTCAGAGAAAAGAACGGGAACCTCGAAGAAGTCTGGAAAAAAAGAGTACTCGTAAAAGGAAAAGAAACTCTATTAGAAGAGAATTATTCCGGTGAAGCGGACCTTCTACTTTTGAATACAGAAGACTTTGCTTATGCCAAAACTTATCTCAGCAAAGAATCGCTCCCCATCTTAAAAAGAAGTCTCCATACTTTAAAGGATCGTTTTTCCAGAAGAGTTGTATGGGGAAGTTTATGGCAAATGGTAAGAGACGCCGAACTTTCTCCCAAAGAATTCCTTGAGTTAGCTTTGGACCAAGGCTTAAAAGAACCGGATCTTTCCGTTCGAAATAGCCATATACTCACCAAAGCTCTAACAGTAATCGACAATTATATCCCGGAAGCAGAGAAGAGAAACTGGTCGGACAAATTGAACAGTATCGCCAAAGAAAAATCGCTTCTTGCCCAAAACCCGGAACAAGAGCAGATCCTATGGTTTAGAATATTAGAAAATACTTCTAAATCTATAGAACAACTTTCTTATTTGAAAGAATTGCTGGATCAGAAAAAAAGTATTCCAGGGATCGCAATGGACCAAGAAAGACGTTGGGTCATTCTATCTAGGTTGAGCGCTTACGGAGATCCCGAATCTTCCAAACGAATCGAAGAAGAAGTTGCCAAAGATAATACGGATTTAGGAGCTAAAAAGGCATTCTTAGCTAAAGTTTCCTTCCCGGATCCTGAAACAAAAAGAGAATCCTGGGAAAGATTCCTGAAACCGAAAGAAGGAGATTCTACCGACTTTCTAAGATACGGGATGAGGGGATTCCAATGGAATCACCAAAAGCAGTTATTAGTTTCTTATACTGATTCTTATTTTAATTTAGTGATCTCAGTGTATGAGACAAGAGATCCGCATTTTGCTTCTGCATTCGGTCATATGATGTTCCCTTCTTTCGAGCCGGATCCAAGCCTTCTAAAAAGAACCCAAGAATTTCTGGATCAAAATAAAAAACTACCGGAACTATTGAAGAAGGATCTCCAACAGCAAAGAGACGATATGCAAAGAACCTTGAAGGTTTTAGAAAAATACAAAGACTAA
- a CDS encoding alkane 1-monooxygenase has translation MSVGKRLSFLIAYLIPGLAVAGYYLGGSFNFLTLAVVFGILPIMDLWIGPDASNPKEEDVPELQKELYFRFLTYGWAWIQFALVIWALWEVQTQTLSTLEWGAFVLAIGVNTGGIGITVAHELGHKNTKIEQWYSKFILMTVCYMHFFIEHNRGHHVNVSTHEDPASSRKGESFFAFYPRTVVGSLVSAWNLEKKRLGKLGKSAWTLDNEMITSMIIPVLFISTVTGIFYAITGNLNWQVPVFFFVQSWIAFSLLELVNYIEHYGLARKELSPGKFEKVLPIHSWNQNFSLSNAFLFQLQRHSDHHANAGRRYQSLRHFEESPQLPYGYELMILLALFPPLWFKVMDKKLEEWKIQHGQTSGSSGGKREPATA, from the coding sequence ATGAGTGTAGGGAAAAGATTATCCTTCTTAATTGCATACCTGATCCCGGGGCTAGCCGTAGCAGGTTATTATTTGGGAGGCAGTTTTAATTTTTTAACTTTGGCAGTGGTATTTGGAATTCTTCCGATCATGGATCTTTGGATCGGGCCGGATGCGAGTAATCCTAAGGAAGAAGATGTGCCTGAGCTTCAAAAGGAATTATACTTTAGATTCCTGACCTATGGTTGGGCCTGGATCCAATTTGCATTAGTGATTTGGGCTCTGTGGGAGGTCCAAACTCAAACTCTTTCCACATTGGAATGGGGAGCTTTTGTTTTAGCGATCGGCGTGAACACCGGCGGGATCGGGATCACAGTTGCTCACGAACTCGGGCATAAGAACACTAAGATTGAACAATGGTATTCTAAGTTCATTCTGATGACTGTTTGCTATATGCATTTCTTTATTGAACACAACCGAGGTCATCACGTAAATGTTTCCACTCATGAGGATCCTGCTTCCAGTAGAAAGGGTGAGTCATTCTTCGCTTTTTATCCAAGAACAGTTGTAGGAAGTTTAGTGAGCGCTTGGAACTTAGAGAAAAAAAGACTGGGTAAACTGGGCAAGTCCGCTTGGACATTGGACAATGAGATGATCACATCCATGATCATTCCTGTTTTGTTCATCTCTACAGTAACCGGGATTTTTTATGCGATCACCGGCAATTTGAATTGGCAGGTGCCCGTATTTTTCTTTGTCCAAAGTTGGATCGCATTCTCCTTATTGGAGCTCGTAAATTACATTGAACATTACGGCTTGGCTCGTAAGGAATTATCTCCTGGAAAATTCGAGAAGGTCCTTCCGATCCATTCATGGAATCAGAACTTCAGCTTGTCTAACGCGTTCTTGTTCCAACTACAAAGACATTCGGATCATCATGCGAACGCGGGAAGGAGATACCAATCTTTAAGACATTTTGAAGAAAGTCCTCAGCTTCCTTATGGATATGAATTGATGATACTTCTGGCTTTATTTCCTCCACTTTGGTTTAAGGTGATGGATAAAAAATTGGAAGAATGGAAGATCCAACATGGACAAACTTCGGGGAGTTCCGGAGGAAAAAGGGAACCTGCTACTGCATAG
- a CDS encoding putative bifunctional diguanylate cyclase/phosphodiesterase has translation MSLNGLNFYSYLSKVRILKTYSSKIMLVAFLGTHVPLITLLLFFVISTIQDLQTAFKILGIALAATLTGTAATLLALRKLLAPVMLTSKSLNRYLSEREIPNLPTVFRDEAGSLMADTVTTVRKLDELIHYMTNYDGLSGLPNRDLFLERLGSSLHELSMREEILSFPVLSLEATHLKQIRSNFGVHMGDLYLRSLVQKLETMLGPETVLARTGDAEFSFFPLPSSSQILETDSEIWAGKIQDITSSPLNVVDQQISSEILIGISVFPYDGKSSDQLLWKSETALNQAKISGTSKIQTYSSEWKERMKEKYLLEKDLRLAISRNQLFIQYQPRIEVQTGKKISAEALLRWNHPEYGVISPTIFIPIAEESGIIGEMGEWVLSKSMEDLGIWKKRGLPPIRISVNLSAKQLEDKNITKKVLDILEKNNLSVEDLELEITESSLITNIQSALEILGELHSWGISLALDDFGTGYSSLSYLSKIPLKTLKVDQSFVRKILTDPNSLAISKTIVALGKSLGLRITAEGVETEVQMRKIKDLGCDEAQGYFLSKPILLEELEVFVQT, from the coding sequence ATGAGTCTTAACGGATTAAATTTTTATTCCTATCTTAGTAAGGTCCGAATTCTTAAAACCTATTCCAGCAAAATTATGCTGGTGGCATTTCTCGGAACCCACGTTCCGTTGATCACACTTTTATTATTCTTTGTGATATCCACTATTCAGGATTTACAGACTGCATTTAAAATTTTAGGGATCGCACTCGCGGCAACTCTTACGGGAACGGCCGCCACTCTTCTTGCATTACGTAAACTTTTAGCTCCGGTAATGCTCACTTCTAAGTCTTTGAATAGATATTTGAGCGAAAGAGAGATCCCGAATCTACCCACAGTGTTCCGAGATGAAGCTGGTTCATTAATGGCGGATACCGTTACTACTGTGCGCAAGCTGGATGAGCTCATTCATTACATGACAAATTATGATGGGTTATCCGGATTACCGAATCGGGATCTATTCTTGGAAAGATTGGGCAGTTCTCTTCATGAACTCTCCATGAGGGAAGAAATATTAAGTTTTCCTGTTCTTTCATTAGAAGCAACCCACTTGAAACAGATCAGATCTAATTTTGGTGTACATATGGGCGATCTATACCTGAGATCATTGGTACAAAAATTGGAAACAATGCTTGGACCGGAAACAGTTCTCGCAAGGACAGGAGATGCAGAATTCTCTTTCTTTCCTTTACCTTCTTCTTCTCAAATATTAGAAACGGATTCGGAAATTTGGGCGGGGAAGATACAGGACATTACATCTTCTCCTTTAAACGTCGTAGATCAACAGATCTCTTCCGAGATACTAATCGGAATATCAGTTTTTCCTTATGATGGAAAATCATCCGATCAACTTTTATGGAAATCTGAGACGGCACTAAACCAAGCAAAAATATCGGGAACTTCTAAGATCCAAACTTATTCTTCCGAATGGAAGGAAAGGATGAAAGAGAAATATCTTCTCGAAAAAGACCTGAGACTTGCAATTTCTAGAAACCAGCTATTCATTCAATACCAGCCAAGAATAGAAGTACAAACAGGCAAAAAAATCTCCGCAGAAGCACTACTTAGATGGAATCATCCTGAATACGGTGTAATCTCCCCTACTATCTTCATACCAATCGCAGAAGAAAGTGGTATCATTGGAGAAATGGGAGAATGGGTCCTTTCCAAATCTATGGAAGATTTGGGAATTTGGAAAAAGAGAGGGCTGCCTCCGATCCGCATCTCAGTAAACTTATCTGCAAAACAATTGGAAGATAAGAATATTACTAAAAAAGTATTGGATATATTGGAGAAGAACAATCTAAGCGTAGAAGATCTAGAGCTTGAGATCACAGAATCGAGCCTCATTACAAATATACAGTCTGCTTTAGAAATTTTAGGAGAACTGCATTCCTGGGGAATTTCCTTGGCTTTGGACGATTTTGGAACAGGATATTCCAGCCTTTCTTATTTAAGTAAAATCCCGCTCAAAACCTTAAAAGTGGATCAATCCTTTGTACGCAAAATCCTAACGGATCCGAATTCGCTGGCGATTTCTAAAACGATCGTCGCATTAGGAAAAAGTTTAGGGCTGCGGATCACTGCAGAAGGTGTAGAAACAGAAGTGCAAATGCGTAAGATCAAAGATCTTGGCTGTGACGAAGCACAGGGATATTTCTTAAGTAAACCGATTCTTTTAGAAGAATTAGAGGTATTCGTTCAAACCTAA
- a CDS encoding LIMLP_04285 family protein, whose translation MITRTIITISIFLICLGTLSADTVTNTKTKEVIENVKTNQTEQGVIVEFEDGSRRGFDRTSVTVEAKPVEWKQKDQENYPDKERYTDYGIFGAIFLVILLLP comes from the coding sequence ATGATTACGAGAACTATTATTACAATTTCAATTTTTCTAATATGTTTGGGAACTCTTTCTGCAGACACAGTCACCAATACCAAAACCAAAGAAGTCATTGAGAACGTAAAAACCAATCAGACAGAACAAGGTGTGATCGTTGAGTTCGAAGACGGCTCTCGTAGAGGTTTTGACAGAACGTCTGTTACTGTTGAAGCAAAACCTGTAGAGTGGAAACAAAAAGATCAGGAGAACTATCCTGATAAAGAAAGATACACTGACTATGGGATTTTCGGTGCGATCTTCTTGGTAATACTACTTTTACCCTAA